AGGCCAAGGGGGGGGCGGCAGGCCCGATGCACGGCCCGCATGCCCACTTCTGCGGCATCCACATCGCCAAGAAGGACCCCAAGTTGCAATGGATTGTCCAGCACTACTGCACGGCCCACAGCGGCGCAGACCATGACGAGGCCATGTTCCAGTGTATTCTCTTCGACTCCACCGAGAAAAATGCCAAGCTGCTGGGAGTGGAATACATCATCACGGACAAGCAATACCGCAAGCTGCCGGACGAAGAGAAAAAGTACTGGCACCCGCACACCTATGAGGTCCTGGCCGGCGGCCTCATCGCCCCGGGCATGAACCCCGACGAGGAGATGAAGTTCATGAAGGTCATCCTCACGACCTGGGGCAAAACGTGGCACACCTGGCCCGATCCCCGCACCCCGGTTCCGCTCGGCGAGCCGCTCCTGATCTGGGCCTTGACCGGCGATGGCCAAGCCGATGAAAAGGTGATCGCGGCCCGGGATCGGCAG
This portion of the Thermogemmata fonticola genome encodes:
- a CDS encoding DUF1264 domain-containing protein; the protein is MDRREMLGWLGAVGGGLAAGGPSLQAADHPDRKEAKGGAAGPMHGPHAHFCGIHIAKKDPKLQWIVQHYCTAHSGADHDEAMFQCILFDSTEKNAKLLGVEYIITDKQYRKLPDEEKKYWHPHTYEVLAGGLIAPGMNPDEEMKFMKVILTTWGKTWHTWPDPRTPVPLGEPLLIWALTGDGQADEKVIAARDRQFGVSTAKIREQRSQEIGWEVPQVSLPKSLHAVGRQWTNEGEDKPTRKKR